The following nucleotide sequence is from Solanum dulcamara chromosome 7, daSolDulc1.2, whole genome shotgun sequence.
GTAGATGGAAGTTTGGAGAGGACCAAAAGTGCACCAATATTACAAACATGGGGTCTGTTAGTGTTCCGTGTAAAAAAAACAAGGATGACTTTGAGTTTTAGCCCAAAGATAAGGGACTATTTTGGGCTCTTTCTCTATTTAGGTGTAGCAAATTATAACATATGCATCCATGAAGCGTAAGGGGTGTAGCATCAAGTTTTGTGCATGTTGATAACTGAATGTCATGTGACCATGTAATGATTTAAGAAGGGTTGACCATAAGGAAAGAGGAAATGTCCAATTTTCTATTCACTGAGATATTTTCTCTTGCATTTTAGGAGAAAAGGCAGCAACTACTTACTGAAATAAGGACATTGTGTGAGGCACCATGTTACCAAGGTCTTGTCGAGTTCTATGGAGCATTTTATACTCCAGATTCTGGCCAGATAAGCATAGCTCTAGAGTACATGGATGGGGGTTCTCTTGCAGATATCATAAAAGTGAGGAAGTGCATTCCAGAACCTATCCTTTCCTCAATGGTTCAAAAGCTCTTGCATGTAAGGACTCTTGTTTAACTTCTTTCTTTAGTGGTAGTTTTGGTATTGTCATTATTCATCTTTATTTATAGATACTTTCTGTTCTTTAAGGGTCTCAGTTATTTGCACGGAGTTCGACATTTAGTCCACAGAGACATAAAGCCAGCAAATTTGCTTGTCAATCTCAAGGGGGAACCCAAAATAACTGATTTTGGCATTAGTGCTGGTTTAGAAAGCTCAATTGCTATGGTTAGTTAACAAAGGTTATATCAAATACCTCTTCTCTTTCTGTGGGAAATGAATAATGAATCTTCAATTTATCTTATTTCAGATTCATTCTTCTAATTTGTTCTGTTTTCCAGTGTGCTACGTTTGTTGGAACAGTAACTTACATGTCGCCCGAACGAATACGGAATGAGAATTACTCTTACCCAGCTGACATTTGGAGCCTTGGGCTTGCACTGTTTGAGTGTGGTACCGGTGAATTTCCGTATACAGCCAATGAAGGACCTGTCAATCTCATGTTACAGGTCAATCTTCTACTGCTTCCTTTCTTACCTTTTTGTTCTTGATTATTTAACAGGATATGTAACTTAACACCCCTCCACTCACCAAGGATATATAATATGCAAATCTGAGTTCAAACTCCCGTAAAATTTGCATGAATTGATATGGAACTTGTTTTGCATTACAAagttcctttatttttctttccgTAGATAAGCCTTAAACTTGCTGTAAACCATTAGGTCATGAACATCTAAAAGCTGGAAGTTTCATCCTCCTTCTGTGGTGGAATAGAGTATGCCATCAGAGGATAAAAAAAGGAAGAGGAAATTAGACAAAGTATTACTGTTTCTGTGGCTCAAAGGAAACATATGAGACGGTTGCAGCTAGGAAACTTACAATTTTGGAGTGTGATGCTCCAGGAGATGAAGATAATGTTCTTCAGAGGAGGACACCAATGATGAAAAAGAGTCGCAGTGCAAAGGAAGCCATTGCTATAATGGTTCAGATTTGGATGGAAGAAAACAGATAATTGATGATGTAATAGGATTGGCTGATGTAATATATTCCCTGAGAACaccaataaagaaaaaaatcccTCATAATAATGGAAATAAAGATTAACAAGGAAATTTCATGGAGATCAGGCGAGGAAAGGAGAAGGTAATGCCACTTGAAGCAACTTAAAGAGGGAAGGCAAGAAGGCAGTGAATCAAGTTGTAAGGAAACTCTTGTGAAGGAAAAAAAGGCTGGCAGCAAAAGAGAATGCAAACATCAATGGTTAGAATGTAACAAtaactttatcaaaaaaaaaaaagaatgtaaCAATAACAGCAAAATGGGAAATCAAATTCAGGGAAAGAGATTGTATTAGAATGTTGATCTTGCTTTCCTTCTGTCTTTTGATTTGAGGTGACAGATACAATTTAgtttgatgaaaaaagactgGACTTGGTTAGGGTTGTAGTAGGTGGTTGACGTGTACAAGTTACATCCCCTGGATGCTCTTCTGTCAAATTATCTTATCAAAAAACATGGTGGTAATTTTCCCCATTATTGTGGAAGTGCATATATGgataaaatagtaaatgattCGTCATTTTTTTGGCCCAATATGGAAACAAATCAGATCATGAGAATAACAATAAGATTCTCTAAATTTGAATATCATTCAGCCACTGATAGCATGTTGAGAATTTGGTTTCTTTTCTATTCACCTAGATGAATTACACATAAACTTGAGTTCCATCACCACATCTCATCCTTATTTTTTCCAATATTATGATGGCAGATCCTAGATGATCCGTCTCCTTCACTGTCAAGACACGACTTTTCACCAGAATTCTGCTCATTCGTTGATGCTTGCCTCAAAAAAAATCCTGATGACAGACCGACGGCAGATCAGGTTAGTACACATTTTCTTTTACAAGGAAAAAAATCACAAGAAAGGGTGGATGTTCTGCCCATTCTAAATAGGCAATGGAGCTGTGGAAGTAGTATTAGTCACATGTACCTTAAGTAATGATTTGATGATCACTTGTACACTTATATGCCGGTcttgaaccaaaaaaaaaaaggaatatcaTCCCTCTGTCCCACTCTATGATATAAGTTTGACTGCATTTCTGAGTATTGTGAGGTACAGTTTATTAGTAAGAGCATGAACGCTACAAAGTAAAAGTCAATATGTCTGTATGATGAAGgaatcatcacatcattgtttacaGTTGAATAGGTTAGATGTATTCTTCTTGAGCCCTCGGTCTATCGGAAACCACCTCTCTAccccacaaaggtaggggtaaggccTGGGTAAACCCACCTTCCCCATACCCCACTTGTAGAGATATACTGGGCATGTTGTTGTTGAACCATGTATCTGAATCCTCGAAAGAAAAGAACTCTGCAACTGTAATTATTCCATAAAACCCTGTTAAACATTTGAGAGGTCCTACAGAGGAAGTGAGAATATGGTTCCCCTTTAGTAATACGTCCATTTGTTTTGTGAGGGAATGGGAATGATACTGCTACAATCAGTATTTCCAGTACAAATGGATTACACTTGGGAGAATCCATCTAATGACTAAGCACGCTACTTACATGCAAGTGATGTTTCTGACTCATTCTCGGAGGAGACTAAAAATAACAAAGTGCTCTGCTCGCAAGAACGAGTAGTTTATTTAAGCTGAATAGTACACTATCAATACCTAGTGCATATTTCGGTCCCTGTCTTTAAGAAACTACCAAGGCACTGTGATTCTGCTGGAAACAGAACCAGACTGACTTGGAATAATCTTcagttttatttattcatctgtCATACTATTCTCCTGTCAAGTGCATTGCTGTTCAGGATATTTAGGAACACCCGGATACTATTGATTATTAGATAGCTACGAAATGGTATAAATTGTTAAACACTTGAACCGGAAAACATGACCTTTTCTCTATAAAACACCGGTTGTTTCATGCAGACAAATATAATTCGTCTTATTAAATGAAGACCAGTGCTTCTTGatggattggttgatttgtgGGATGCCTAACCACCAGGGACAAGTTTATTTTTCCTATTATAAAGAAGGTACAAGCATAAATGTTCATTAAACATGGTATGACAGACTAGGTTTAATGTTATTTATATAGTTTCCGTTGTTGGAGCTGGATGGATATTGTGTGTGCATACATATTCATTGAACATTGTTTATCATTGTTGGAActtgaattgaattttattCAACCTGTATGAAAGGGGGTGCATTTACTTCAATGATCATAGAGTTTCCTACATAGACTGATACCTTCAAGACCTTTACGACATACAATCGTTAAGTTATGATATACAAGGTAGACTGGTTTAAGATTGGATGGTGGCTCAGTGTCCTCTTTAATTGCAGCTTCTGTCACATCCATTCATTATCAAGTATAGTGATTCTGCATTGGACTTGGGTGCTTTTGTCAGAGGCATTTTTGATCCAACACAGAGGATGAAGGATCTGGCAGATGTGAGTTTCCTACTTCATATATGCCTTTTCAGCAACTCTGATCCCTTCATTTAGTGAAAATCTAAGAATTAAGATGTCCTGGAGAGAATAGGTCTGCCTGTTTGTTGTCTTAATTTTGTTCACATATAGCTAAATTCATATTTGTTGTTTGTTGGTCAGATGCTGACGATACATTACTATTTACTGTTTGATGGATCCGATGAATTTTGGCAACATACCAAGACATTATATAATGAATGCTCCACGTTCAGGTATATGACATTTCCTATGTTAAATCTACACGTGTTTGTTGCAAGGAGAGTTGATTTTTAGCATATGTTTGTCTTCGGTTGTCTTGTGTATATTGATGCACATAACAAGCATACATATACACACAGGAATATTGTGGGATCTTAGGAATTTTAGACTCCTTTATTTAGCAGCTGTGTCTTGAGAATATTGTAGGAACTGAGGAGCTTGAGGCCCTTTGTGCATACCTTGAATTGCATTTTCATGAAACTGTTGTGGGTGTACCAACATGATGACCAGAGCATATGTAAATATATACACGGAAATATTGTGGAATATAAGACTCTTGTGCActcttttattattaattttcaaaGCTCTTTATCCTCTTGACTTACATTTTATGTttaattgacttataagttttGGCGGGAAAGAATTCATTGGTCCcaacaatattttttcaaacTTGTCCAACATACGGAAGACATTAGCTGGCGAATGGCCTCCAGAAAAGCTTGTCCATGTTGTTGAGAAACTTCAGTGTCGAGCTAATGGTCAAGACGGAGTAGCAATTCGTGTCTCTGGATCTTTTATAGTTGGAAATCAATTCCTCATTTGTGGAGATGGTATGCAAGTTGAGGGCCTGCCAAACTTGAAAGATCTCTCAATTGATATACCCAGTAAACGGATGGGAACCTTTCACGAGCAGTTTATTGTAGAGAAAGCAAACATCATCGGTCGCTATTTCATAACTAAGCATGAACTTTTCATTACTCAATAGAACTCTTCATGAGATCATGAATGTAATTGTAGTTTAGTGTGTTCCTGTAAATGGGAAAAGTTGAGAACGACCTTAAAGTTAATTCCCTGTGCGCTAATTTGTACTTTTAAAAGAtggcttttaatttttttttcaacccTTCTCTTTTATTAAACCTAATTGACACGAGATGTTCAGACTGTTACCTACCGTGAACAATATAATTCATGAACTACATTTAAACCCGGCTTCTCACGGTTTTCTTATTATTGATGCAATTTTCAGTTATAAACTACCAGAGTACTATATATATTGCAGGACTATCTAGTCCACTCAGCATTACAATTTTAGTTTTGATCCAATGGTGAACTTACCATTCACTTAACAAACAAAATGCTACATAGTAGAACTGGCAATCCATGTAATATACAGCACACAGATGAAGATTTAGGCTCCTCCCTCACATTCAGGGAGTGCAGAAATGCTTCATTGTCAAATGTTAATTGTTAAAATCAAAGCAAATTCCAATATGAATTGGCAACTGCCTATCATCTGTGACCATGTTAAAAGCAAACAAGTCAGAAGGACTGATCAGAATGTGCACAGTAAAACAACTAATGATGTTTGTTGATTCAAACACTGCACTCTGGGCACACTGTACCCGCAACTGATGATTCTTGATTCTAACACTAAACTAAACATCATA
It contains:
- the LOC129893807 gene encoding mitogen-activated protein kinase kinase 3; translated protein: MAGLEELKKKLVPLFDADKGFSPASSSDPFDSYSLSDAGTVNLLSQSYGVYNINELGLQKWPVDDTDHGEKTYRCASHEMRVFGAIGTGASSVVQRAIHIPTHRIIALKKINIFEKEKRQQLLTEIRTLCEAPCYQGLVEFYGAFYTPDSGQISIALEYMDGGSLADIIKVRKCIPEPILSSMVQKLLHGLSYLHGVRHLVHRDIKPANLLVNLKGEPKITDFGISAGLESSIAMCATFVGTVTYMSPERIRNENYSYPADIWSLGLALFECGTGEFPYTANEGPVNLMLQILDDPSPSLSRHDFSPEFCSFVDACLKKNPDDRPTADQLLSHPFIIKYSDSALDLGAFVRGIFDPTQRMKDLADMLTIHYYLLFDGSDEFWQHTKTLYNECSTFSFGGKEFIGPNNIFSNLSNIRKTLAGEWPPEKLVHVVEKLQCRANGQDGVAIRVSGSFIVGNQFLICGDGMQVEGLPNLKDLSIDIPSKRMGTFHEQFIVEKANIIGRYFITKHELFITQ